A single region of the Anticarsia gemmatalis isolate Benzon Research Colony breed Stoneville strain chromosome 19, ilAntGemm2 primary, whole genome shotgun sequence genome encodes:
- the LOC142981102 gene encoding putative serine carboxypeptidase CPVL yields MYTKLYLLALLCALSFSTIQAKVSKQKPLILTPYIKSRQTQKAKELSTVNPKYFAGVNSHAAYFTVNKTSNSNLFFWYFPAQGKKATALKSTPLIIWLQGGPGGSSLFGLFEEIGPIQFNNGKVERMPITWGSNYSLLFIDNPVGTGFSFLDDKEGYATNEDMVGACLLSFIQQFLQVFPELRKAPLFIAGESYAGKYIPAFGHYIHHNQKQFPINLKGLAIGNGWTDPPTLLHYSEWAFQVGLIDPESADKIYKIERMARKYWKEQNFDKYSEKADEAFTLLTDITQLQNYYNYVSDSTPREEFVNFLNRREIQYALHTKAGPYNASNDEVYFYLVNDFYDTVKPWLEELVEHYGVMCYSGQLDVLVAYALSEHTYRSLNWSGRKNYLKAERIPIFDETNKEKVNSYMKASGNFLDVMVRSAGHMTPSDQPRASKQILDMFINKFK; encoded by the exons ATGTATACCAAACTTTATTTGTTAGCGCTGCTTTG cgCACTTAGCTTCAGCACAATACAGGCAAAGGTATCAAAACAAAAGCCTTTAATTCTAACACCATATATAAAAAGCCGGCAAACACAAAAAGCAAAAGAATTATCAACGGTGAACCCCAAATATTTCGCTGGTGTCAACAGTCATGCTGCCTACTTCACAGTGAACAAAACTAGCAATTCAAATCTGTTCTTCTGGTACTTTCCTGCTCAAGGAAAAAAAGCAACCGCGTTAAAAAGTACTCCATTGATAATATGGTTACAAGGTGGACCAGGAGGTTCTTCATTATTCGGTTTATTTGAAGAGATAGGTCCCATACAGTTTAACAATGGAAAAG TGGAACGAATGCCAATTACTTGGGGAAGCAACTACTCGTTACTGTTTATAGATAACCCTGTCGGTACTGGATTCAGCTTTTTAGATGACAAAGAAGGCTATGCTACTAACGAGGATATG GTGGGAGCGTGTCTTCTTAGCTTCATCCAACAGTTCCTGCAAGTATTTCCGGAGCTCAGAAAAGCGCCGCTGTTTATCGCTGGCGAGTCATACGCCGGCAAATATATCCCCGCATTTGGACATTACATACACCACAACCAAAAACAGTTTCCCATTAACCTAAAG GGACTGGCAATCGGTAACGGATGGACTGATCCTCCGACACTACTGCATTATTCTGAGTGGGCATTTCAAGTGGGCCTTATAGATCCGGAATCAGCTGATAAGATTTACAAAATTGAGAGGATGGCGAGGAAATATTGGAAGGAACAAAATTTCGACAAATACTCTGAG aaAGCAGATGAAGCGTTTACTTTATTAACAGACATTACGCAGTTACAAAACTATTACAATTATGTTTCTGATTCGACGCCTCGAGAAGAATTTGTAAATTTCTTAAACAGACGAGAAATTCAATATGCACTTCATACGAAAGCAGGTCCATACAATGCGTCGAACGACGAGGTCTATTTCTATCTAGTTAATGACTTTTATGATACCGTTAAACCATGGCTAGAAGAACTAGTGGAACATTATGGTGTTATGTGTTACag CGGTCAACTAGATGTGCTCGTGGCGTATGCACTCTCCGAGCACACATACCGAAGTCTCAACTGGTCAGGacgtaaaaactacttaaaagcTGAAAGAATCCCAATTTTTGATGAAACGAATAAGGAAAAAGTTAATTC TTACATGAAGGCCAGCGGCAACTTCTTGGACGTGATGGTGCGTAGTGCGGGACACATGACACCCTCTGATCAACCCAGAGCCTCCAAGCAGATCTTAGACATGTTCAttaacaaattcaaataa
- the LOC142981130 gene encoding putative serine carboxypeptidase CPVL: MFTKLYLLAILCLSTTSAKVVSQQQPLILTPYIESGETQKAKELSAVDPSLFAGVNSHAAYFTVNKTSNGNLFFWYFPAQGKDDTSLQSTPLIIWLQGGPGGSSLFGLFEEIGPIQYRDGKVERMPITWGSDYSLLFIDNPVGTGFSFVDDKEGFATNEDMVGACLLSFMQQFLQVFSELRPAPLFIAGESYAGKYIPAFGHYIHHNKNDSMPINLKGLAIGNGWIDPPTQLHYSEWALQAGLIDPQAAEKIHKIEDEARKYWEENNFSMYREKWGEAYGLLLNTTDIKNQYNYVFEDITPLEFNRLLNQEEIQYALHTKLGPFTDHNSDVYHNLRYDFYDTVKPWLEELVEHYGVMCYSGQLDLIVAYAVSVHTYRSIKWSGQQDYLNAKRVPIYDESNKNKVNSYIKASGNFWDVMVRSAGHMAPAERPRSSKQIIDMFTSKFK; the protein is encoded by the exons ATGTTCACGAAACTATATTTGTTGGCGATACTATG ccTCAGCACAACATCAGCCAAGGTTGTTTCTCAACAGCAACCTTTAATTTTGACACCGTACATAGAGAGTGGAGAAACACAAAAAGCTAAGGAACTATCAGCAGTGGATCCTAGCTTGTTCGCTGGTGTCAACAGTCATGCTGCCTACTTCACTGTCAACAAGACTAGCAATGGAAACCTGTTCTTCTGGTACTTTCCTGCTCAAGGAAAAGATGATACGTCTTTACAAAGTACTCCATTGATAATATGGTTACAAGGTGGACCAGGAGGCTCTTCATTATTCGGTTTATTTGAAGAGATAGGTCCCATACAGTATCGCGATGGAAAAG TGGAACGAATGCCAATTACGTGGGGAAGCGACTACTCGTTACTGTTTATAGATAACCCTGTCGGTACTGGATTCAGCTTTGTGGATGATAAAGAAGGCTTCGCTACTAACGAGGATATG GTGGGAGCGTGTCTCCTCAGCTTCATGCAACAGTTCTTGCAAGTATTTTCGGAGCTCAGACCAGCGCCGTTGTTTATAGCCGGAGAGTCGTATGCCGGCAAATATATTCCAGCCTTTGGACATTACATACATCACAACAAGAACGACTCTATGCCTATAAATTTAAAG GGTCTGGCGATTGGTAATGGATGGATTGATCCACCGACACAGCTCCACTACTCGGAGTGGGCGCTACAAGCAGGCCTTATAGATCCGCAAGCAGCTGAAAAGATACATAAAATTGAGGACGAGGCAAGAAAGTATTGGGAAGAAAACAACTTTAGCATGTACCGtgag AAATGGGGTGAAGCGTATGGTTTATTGTTAAACACTACTGATATAAAAAACCAATATAACTATGTCTTTGAAGATATAACACCATTGGAGTTTAATAGATTATTAAACCAAGAAGAAATTCAATATGCTCTACATACTAAGCTCGGACCATTTACGGACCACAACTCTGATGTTTATCACAACTTGCGTTATGACTTTTATGATACCGTTAAACCTTGGCTAGAAGAATTAGTGGAGCATTATGGCGTTATGTGTTACAG CGGTCAACTGGATTTGATCGTCGCGTACGCAGTCTCAGTGCACACATACCGAAGTATCAAGTGGTCGGGACAACAAGATTACCTCAATGCTAAAAGGGTTCCTATCTATGACGagtctaacaaaaataaagttaattc TTACATCAAAGCAAGTGGCAACTTCTGGGACGTGATGGTGCGTAGTGCCGGTCACATGGCGCCCGCGGAAAGACCGAGATCCTCCAAGCAGATTATAGATATGTTTACTAGcaagtttaaataa
- the LOC142981147 gene encoding vitellogenic carboxypeptidase-like gives MHTEVYFVLLLCAYGFAKVLPQEDRQQGPLLLTPYIQNGKIDEARNLSVVDPTLFAGVPSHSGYFTVDENKKWHLFFWYFPAQGVPLKTTPLIIWLQGGPGCSSLFGLFEEIGPIQLKNGTMERMPISWGSDYSLLFIDNPVGTGFSFTETDEYTTNEDMVGECLLSFIQQFLQVFPELRPAPLFLAGESYAGKYIPAFGHYIHHNKNDSLPINLKGLAIGNGWTDPPTLMHYAEFALQIGLVDPEQAQQIHEIEEKARKLWDENNVSGFKELARKVLPLLQKFAPGVNFYNYIQDGIDDIGGDYLPFLRRPEIQDALHAKRTEYHSCDEIVHAYLWDDMYKTVKPWLEELLEHYGVMSYSGQLDVIVAYALSVNTFQSLKWSGQQDYLKAKRIPIIDKNNTLKINSYIKSSGNFFDVMVRSAGHMAPTDQPTASKQILDMFINKFK, from the exons ATGCATACTGAGGTTTACTTTGTGCTGTTGCtttg TGCCTACGGGTTCGCCAAAGTTCTTCCCCAAGAAGACCGCCAACAAGGCCCTTTACTGTTGACACCCTATATTCAGAACGGCAAAATAGATGAAGCAAGGAATCTTTCCGTAGTGGACCCAACTCTTTTCGCTGGGGTCCCAAGTCACTCTGGTTATTTCACAGTggacgaaaataaaaaatggcaCCTATTCTTCTGGTACTTCCCTGCCCAAGGAGTTCCGTTAAAAACTACACCGCTGATAATCTGGCTACAAGGCGGCCCTGGGTGCTCTTCGTTGTTCGGCCTATTTGAAGAGATTGGTCCAATTCAACTGAAAAATGGAACAA tgGAACGAATGCCCATATCATGGGGGAGCGATTATTCCTTGTTATTTATCGACAACCCTGTTGGTACTGGATTCAGCTTTACGGAAACAGACGAGTATACAACTAACGAAGATATG GTGGGAGAGTGTCTCCTAAGCTTCATCCAACAGTTCCTGCAAGTATTTCCGGAGCTCAGACCAGCGCCGCTGTTTTTAGCCGGAGAGTCGTACGCCGGCAAATATATTCCCGCCTTTGGACATTACATACATCACAACAAGAACGACTCTTTGCCTATAAATCTTAAG GGTTTAGCGATCGGTAACGGATGGACAGATCCGCCAACACTTATGCACTATGCAGAATTCGCTCTTCAAATAGGACTAGTTGACCCAGAACAGGCTCAACAAATACATGAGATTGAAGAAAAAGCCAGGAAACTATGGGACGAAAACAACGTAAGCGGATTCAAAGAG ttagCACGAAAAGTTCTTCCCTTATTGCAAAAATTCGCACCGGGCGTTAATTTCTATAATTACATACAAGATGGCATTGATGATATAGGTGGAGATTACCTACCATTTTTGAGGAGACCAGAAATCCAAGATGCTCTTCACGCTAAAAGGACAGAGTATCACAGTTGCGATGAAATAGTTCATGCATATTTATGGGATGATATGTATAAGACTGTTAAACCATGGCTTGAAGAATTGTTGGAACATTACGGAGTCATGAGTTACAG CGGGCAGCTGGACGTAATCGTGGCGTATGCTCTCTCAGTGAATACCTTCCAAAGTCTTAAATGGTCGGGCCAACAGGATTACTTGAAGGCTAAACGAATACCTATCATTGATAAAAACAACACCCTCAAAATTAACTC ATATATCAAGTCCAGTGGAAACTTTTTCGACGTGATGGTCCGTAGTGCGGGTCACATGGCGCCCACTGATCAACCGACAGCCTCCAAGCAGATATTAGACATGTTCATTAAcaagttcaaataa
- the LOC142981276 gene encoding uncharacterized protein LOC142981276 → MLRLFEQREGLRIELTVHPKLNRYGNIKEDYPLVMVQRVERDEFDGAIGGLHMHSAEHGNISYTYPLLLDNKVYVLPRAHSLGQWEALLHSAYYTCLVFGVLFICLCTAATFLTIFPSLKRNAFRDILLVLGYMLNKTSVKNIHTGLPQRMTATCLFFFGFIMPYIVQAFLYSFYSNPVLDYEPKDLKSMTGFKLILYTEFIKDGVPYERHCGSKLNCLYEVKYSDDKLYTIMSSADYDIYHEKLADENGFSGVYLLQEPYKVLLRTVILRKGSILFNRFNDFIFRIAANGLMKKYAWDSYVKNRLHCRSRPTRHHQQSKFVPLKLTDFYGTFVILIVGQCLAFLVFIYELLVSARRSTS, encoded by the coding sequence ATGCTGCGATTGTTTGAACAGAGAGAAGGACTAAGAATAGAATTAACAGTACATCCAAAACTCAATAGATATGGAAACATAAAAGAAGATTACCCACTAGTTATGGTACAAAGAGTAGAAAGAGACGAATTTGACGGAGCAATAGGAGGGCTCCATATGCACTCTGCGGAACATGGAAACATTTCATATACATACCCTTTATTGCTGGATAACAAAGTGTATGTCCTTCCACGAGCACACTCTTTAGGACAGTGGGAAGCTCTTTTACACTCAGCTTATTACACCTGTTTGGTGTTTGGGGttctttttatatgtttatgtaCAGCAGCTacatttttgacaatatttcCATCACTGAAACGAAATGCATTTCGTGATATTTTGCTCGTACTGGGCTACATGCTGAATAAAACcagtgttaaaaatattcacacTGGATTGCCGCAGAGGATGACTGCCACATGTCTTTTCTTCTTCGGGTTTATAATGCCGTACATAGTACAAGCATTTTTATATAGCTTTTATAGTAACCCGGTACTGGACTACGAGCCAAAAGATTTGAAGAGTATGACCGGCTTTAAACTCATCTTATACACAGAATTTATAAAAGATGGAGTACCTTATGAGAGACACTGTGGTAGTAAATTGAATTGCTTATACGAGGTTAAATACAGTGATGATAAACTTTATACAATAATGTCATCGGCCGATTACGATATATATCATGAGAAGTTAGCTGACGAAAATGGTTTTTCAGGTGTATATCTATTGCAGGAACCGTACAAAGTACTATTACGAACTGTAATTTTGCGTAAGGGATCTATTTTGTTTAATCGTTTCAACGATTTCATATTTCGGATTGCAGCAAATGGGTTGATGAAAAAGTATGCGTGGGATTCATATGTTAAAAATAGGTTGCACTGTAGAAGTAGACCAACGAGACATCATCAACAAAGCAAATTCGTGCCATTGAAGTTGACAGATTTTTATGGTACCTTTGTTATTCTAATTGTCGGGCAATGTTTGgcatttttggtttttatttacgaGCTTTTAGTGTCGGCTCGGAGATCAACTAGCTAA
- the LOC142981255 gene encoding transmembrane protein 245 isoform X4 has product MQQSPFENIFNIIGGITEGNEKPMKHGFYNAFALFILAICCVAVYVLFLILEPFFKPLFWALLVGSLLHPFKYKLSKKLKSWFEDLEKSNTSVVFGLMGIPVNIVNFASDTVGQQFLDHYKTVIGLLSAIFVMPWLYNSVPRSFVCLFWQLSSFVGFSTTLLISVCSSYITLTIVLAYFISIYVLWTPQRASIFRITSQVMWLVVSSFLASLTGSLQVYTFVILQAICVTGFALEVLDVHKKLLARDPEASLILALHKAFLNEHIAEKPIDEKPPEVAQTESEPETTPEKDTPSPVTPETIVKRGSWTANEPIQSSPRHAKMLYKTRTLSALPLSNNKLKAESRFLAAFKQRSLDENYMKNNFDNDEETALYFKLLFFGCLCMLVWKHIWLLPVTLFFLAIHVLKRLLNYFGVWLFFENHYNNVMGKVNNWWTVRQSALMPAHVRGIGKMLSICNASTREVAYSSVDTVSTCIVIVGLIMFLAVATVFICIQIYSEAIVVVQLSGSLLNSTYVQNSELHAYLPEGWEEKLDSLIDNAYTYGREGISTAFDRLVKSILKEGDPEKIHRVEQQILELWDRVYQSWVSGHFAASVGPQVDSSAIQDSWDSFVNDVSNTPGIFDYSGIVNWVQANLGTLSAIATSIWAPLASNVSLLAGSVGALTSLLLCGGSALINMFINLVVFFTTLFYLLASSNALYKPVEVITQVQPNFGPRLGIALSVAINQVFRASFKMALFYGLWTWLVHNLFGAKVVYLPSVCCECENQLHELPGPGVVLWRQYTE; this is encoded by the exons ATGCAGCAATCTCCGTTTGAgaatatattcaatattatagGAGGTATAACGGAAGGGAACGAGAAGCCCATGAAACATGGGTTCTACAACGCCTTTGCTTTGTTTATTCTAGCAATATGTTGTGTCGCTGTGTACGTTTTATTTCTGATACTTGAGCCTTTTTTCAAACCTTTATTTTGGGCTTTACTTGTGGGATCTTTGCTTCATCCTTTCAAATATAAACTATCTAAGAAGCTGAAATCATGGTTCGAAGATCTGGAGAAGTCCAACACATCAGTGGTGTTTGGCTTGATGGGCATACCAGTAAATATAGTTAATTTTGCTTCTGATACTGTTGGTCAGCAGTTTCTAGACCATTATAAG acAGTAATTGGGTTGCTGTCAGCCATATTTGTGATGCCATGGCTGTACAACTCTGTACCAAGGAGTTTTGTCTGCCTGTTCTGGCAGCTGAGCAGTTTCGTTGGCTTCTCTACAACCTTACTCATCAGTGTATGCAGCAGTTATATt ACACTAACCATAGTGTTGGCCTACTTCATCAGTATATACGTACTATGGACACCACAGCGGGCGTCAATATTTCGTATTACATCACAAGTGATGTGGCTAGTGGTCTCGAGCTTCCTGGCCAGTCTCACAGGATCCCTACAAGTGTACACTTTTGTTATACTGCAAGCTATTTGCGTAACTGGTTTTGCTTTAGAAGTTTTAGACGTCCATAAGAAATTATTGGCTAGAG aCCCAGAAGCGTCTTTAATATTAGCATTGCACAAAGCATTTCTAAATGAGCATATAGCGGAAAAACCAATCGATGAAAAGCCTCCTGAAGTAGCACAAACGGAAAGTGAGCCTGAAACTACACCAGAGAAAGACACTCCATCTCCGGTCACTCCCGAAACGATTGTCAAAAGAGGCAGTTGGACTGCCAACGAGCCTATACAAAGCTCTCCAAGACACGCCAAAATGTTGTACAAAACTAGAACATTATCTGCCTTGCCATTGTCTAACAACAAATTGAAGGCAGAGTCACGGTTCCTAGCAGCGTTCAAACAACGATCCCTCGACGAAAACTATATGAAGAACAATTTCGACAATGATGAAGAAACAGCTTTATATTTCAAGCTGCTGTTCTTTGGGTGTCTTTGTATGCTCGTGTGGAAGCACATCTGGTTGTTACCAGTTACACTTTTCTTTTTGGCCATACATGTGCTGAAACGGCTGTTGAATTACTTCGGTGTGTGGCTGTTCTTtgaaaatcattataataatgttatgggGAAAGTGAACAACTGGTGGACTGTAAG GCAATCAGCTCTAATGCCCGCGCACGTGCGTGGTATTGGCAAGATGTTGTCTATTTGTAACGCGAGCACACGCGAGGTGGCGTACAGCTCCGTCGACACGGTGTCCACTTGCATCGTCATTGTGGGACTCATCATGTTCCTGGCGGTAGCTACCGTATTCATTTGTATACAG ATATACTCCGAGGCTATAGTAGTAGTGCAGCTCAGTGGCAGCTTACTCAACAGTACCTACGTACAAAACAGTGAACTACACGCGTACCTGCCAGAGGGATGGGAAGAGAAACTCGACTCGCTCATCGACAACGCATATACGTATGGAAGGGAAGGAATCTCAACAGCG TTTGATCGACTT GTAAAAAGCATCTTAAAAGAAGGCGATCCAGAGAAGATTCATCGTGTAGAGCAACAAATACTGGAGCTATGGGACCGAGTGTATCAGAGTTGGGTGTCGGGCCATTTCGCCGCGTCTGTGGGGCCGCAAGTTGACAGTTCAGCCATACAAGACTCATGGGATAGCTTCGTCAATGACGTCTCTAATACCCCCG GTATATTCGACTACTCCGGCATAGTGAACTGGGTGCAGGCCAACCTGGGCACTCTGAGCGCCATAGCGACGAGCATCTGGGCACCGCTCGCTAGCAACGTGTCGCTATTGGCCGGCTCCGTGGGCGCGCTCACCTCTTTACTACTCTGTGGCGGCAGCGCTCTCATCAACATGTTTATTAACTTG GTGGTGTTCTTCACAACACTATTCTACCTATTAGCTTCGAGCAACGCGCTATACAAGCCAGTGGAGGTGATCACGCAAGTGCAGCCCAACTTCGGTCCCAGGCTTGGTATTGCGCTCTCTGTGGCCATCAATCAG GTGTTTAGAGCTTCGTTCAAGATGGCATTGTTCTACGGGCTGTGGACGTGGCTGGTACATAACTTGTTCGGCGCCAAAGTTGTGTATCTACCATCAG